The segment CACCCCGACACCCCCAGCTCTTTATTGATGAGAAGataataaatagaaaagagCCCCTGGGCTGGGGGAGCAGCCCCCACCGCCGCCCCCCTGTCTCCCCCCACCCTTCCCGCCATGGGACCCCGGCAGCACCCCCGGCCAGGTGCAGGATTGGGCTGGGGCTGCGCAGGGCTGGAGTTGGTGCTCAGTCCTGCTGCCACCGCGCGGCACCTCCCAGTCATTCCCACTGCCTTGGGGACACGCTGCTGCACGGAAAAACGGACGCGGATGTACAGTGTCCGGCACCGGACAGGGGAGTGGGGTACCACCCCTCAACCATGGGGTCCCGGCATCACAGGGCTTGGGGGGGTCTGAGCTGTAGGGATGGGGGGCCACCAGTGGtgggggggggcaatggggtgaggagggggcttgctgggagctgcagccccAGAGTGGGGGACCCCATGGGAAGCGCTGCAGCATCGCCGACCCCTCCGGCAGCATCGCAAAgggcacggggagggggggTTTACAGGGGTCTGAGGATGGGGGTGAAGCGGGGGGGCGGCTCCCCCAGGCTCAGCCCCCCCCGCCCTGCACCCCCTCAGCCTCGCTATCTCTGCCAAGTGTCCACGGCCTGCGCCCGCCGCGGGGGCACGGGCGCTCGCTGCTCCTCTGCCAGCGGccgggggggtcccagggggtaGGGGTACCCCTTGGCGTAGTCATCCCGCGGCTGGAGGTCGCCGGGGCCTCGGGAGGCTTCGCTCAGGGAGGCCAGGCTGGccagggggggctggggggtgcCCGAGGGGCAGCCCAGCCCCGGGGAGACCCGCTCGGACTTGATGCTGATGGCTTGGGGCTGTGGAGCGGTGCCAGGGGTCACGGCTGGCTCTTCGGTGGGGACGATCCGGCTGCTGACCCTGGGGGGAGAGCGGGGGAGCAGAGAGGTTGGgtctccctgcatcccctgctGAGATGCACAGGTGGGGACGGGCTGAGATCACCCCCGCTTTTCCTCCCCAGAGGGGCTGAGACCCCCCAAACTCAGCTCACGCACCGGCTGTGACCCAGCTGGACCCTGGGCCATTGCCCACCCGGCTGCTGGGAGCCTGGTGTGtgactgggggggcactgggaccgGGTCCCCTGAGGAAAGCGACCGCGGCAGATGTGGGGGCGATCCCCGCACGCTGCCGTTTCGGAGCGATGCTGGACAGACCCAGCCCGGCAGGTGGAGGGGCTGCACCCGAagtggcacccatgggtgcagcgGCTCCTCACAAACAGGCTcatcccccccctccccatgtttcccccctccccgcgcccGTCCCCCCATCCTTACCCCAGCGCTGCCATGTCCCGTGGGTGCTGCCACGCCGTGGGGCTCGGCTGCAGGAAGCCGGGGGGCTGTGGGGCCTCGCCAGCCCCAAACTCTGCCGAGCAGGAGGCCAAGAgtgagcaggagctgggggggacCCGCAGCCGGGGGCGATCCGCGCTGCCCAGGAGCCAGGACTTACCCGCTTGGGCTGGGGCGAGGAAGGGGAACGCGGCGAGGCTGTGGCTCGGGACGCTGGAGCTGCCCGGGCTGAGCACGGGGCTGAGGGTCTGCAGAGTGGGGTACAGCGGCCGCTGGCGGAAAGCGGGGTGCCCCCTGTCAGGCTTTgtgcctggggggggggacataacacctcctctccccccagccccctcccacGCGCCCCAGctgtgggaagaggaagagggagcGGATGGCAGGAGCTCCGCGCTGAATTTGGGGAGGGGGCACCCTTGTGGCCTCGGGGACACCGGGCATGGTGACCTGACGGCAGCGAGCTGGGCCTGCCCTGTTGCCCCCTCCCGCCACGTcactgctggggagggggtgctTAAGGCCACCGAGCATCCCGCTGTCACCAATCCCAAGGGAACCCCATAGCCAGGGGGTCCTTGGAACACCACCAGGGGACCCAGAGCCAGCCCAGCCTGGGGCTGCAGACCTGGTGTCACCTCTGTGGCACTCACCGCCGAGCTGCCGCCGCTCCGGCTGCTCACCAAGCTGCCGTGGGCTTCGCCGCGCCGACCCTCTGCCCCGAGGTACAGCGGTGGGGGAGTCTTGGTGGCCAAGGCTCTGCTCAGGCTGCCGGTGGGGAAGAGGGGGTAGCCGATACCTGGATGGACAGAGGGACGGGGGGATGCAGGGGCTGGCCGGGAGGGAAGCAGCATCCTCGGGGGGATGCCCATGGGTGGCCCCGGTGCCCTCGTGGCCGCGGGCAGCCGTGCGTGCCTGCGTGGTGCCGCGCTCCGGCAAACCCACTTCCTGCGCGAGGCCGCCGCCGGCGCACCTGGGCTGCGGCTGCACGCTGCGAGCGGAAACGGTGCACGAAGGCAGTGGTCGGATCCGGCCCTGCGGCCAACAGGCTGCAAACCCCTCCAGCTGGACCCTGCCCTGGGGAGTCCCCTCGCCCCAGAGAGGCTCCTGCGAGGACATCCAGCGTGCCTGGGCCACCCCCCCAGGAGATGCATCCATCTCTCTGCATCCTGCGCTGGGAATATCACCCAGACACCACCGTGGCATCTCCCACCCAACCGAATGGTTTCCACTGCTCAGATGCTTTTCTCCCAGCCGCCTTTCTGCTGCGTGGCTCTGGATGCACCCGTGGCCCCATCACCACCCGCACTGGTGCCGTCCCGCTGGGCAGGATGAGCTCCTCATGCCCAGCTCCGAGCTGTGGGCACGGGATGCCCGCGGTGCTGGGTGCCGTCAGGGCGCAGGAAGCAGCTGGATGGAGGCAGGGGCCGGTGTTTCCACAGCTGCAGCGGTGCTACCTGCCCACGCACTCGCCGCGGCCCCGCTCCCGGTAAATCCCCAGGAGATGCTTCAAGAGGAGCTTTGCATGCGGCCCCAGCCGGCAAAATCCCCGCGAGGCTGATGGGGATGGGTGCCCACGGCGAGGACCTTCTCGGCGGCAGCTGtctccccacagcatccccgGGCGATGGGGCTGAGCCTACCTGGGGGCAGTGGTCCTGGCGAGCGTCCCGATGGCTTCGGCGCCGCAGGTTTGAAGGCGGGCAGGCGCCCCTGGCCCGGTGGGGAACCGCTGGTGCTGCCCAGGGACGCGTCGGCAGCTGCCGTGGCGCTGCCGTAGGCTGACTCCGACAGCGGTGCCAGGCTCTGTGGGGCGAAGCAAGggtgaggggcagggagggggcagagaCCCTTGGGGACTCCCTGCTCTATGGGTCGGCAGCGACTCACACAAAACCTGGGTCGTGCCACCGACAGGTCCATCCCCTCGCTCAGCCTTCGCACCTTCTCCCCAGGATCCGGCCCCTCGTCCAGCTCCAGCTCATGgctctccagccccagccccttGCGCTTCAGCGTCTGCGGGGAGTGGGGTGGTGAGTGGGGTCCCGCGCCCGTCCCGGCCCCCCTGGTCATCCCCCGCCGCTACCTCGAGGATGTCGGAGTTGGTGCGGCTCTCGTGGGGTTCGCTGTACTCGGTGTACTTGAGCAGCACTTTGTCCATGTCGGTGCTGGCGTACTGGAAGAGGCGGTTGGTGCTGTTGAAGATGATGAGGGCGATCTCGCAGTCGCACAGGACGCTCAGCTCGTACGCCTTCTTCATCAGCCCAAATTTCCGTTTGGTGAAGGTCACCTGCACggcagggaaggggatgggaTGCTGCACCCAGGAGCCTGGATACGGCCCCAACCCCTCCTCCTGGGGCCCCAACCCCTCTTTGGCTCTGCAGGACCCAACACCCGCGGGGAAGATGGAAGCAGCGCGGCTTTGCCTCGTGGCCTCGTGGCTCCCCATCCCCTTCACCTCGTCCCCACGCAGCTCCTACCTGCCGGTTCCGCTGATCCAGTATTCGGCTGATCTGTATCTTTTTCCTGcccattttttcctcctacacTCCAGACGAGGCTGGAAGAGAGCAAGAAGCCCCTGAGCTCCCGCAGCCGGAGGCCGACCCGGGCGAGCATCCGCCCCGGCACCGCATGCGCCTCCTCCTCAGCAAAAtaagttttgctgaaaaaaaaataagttttcagaGGACGTTTCGGCATTTTTTTGTCAGCAAAGACGGTGGCAAAGTGAAAAACGGGAAATTTTGCTGgggtagaggggaaaaaatcctcTTTGCTCTGCCCAGGCAGCTCCACCGCCCCGGCTCCATCACCCTCAGCCCAGCACCTGCGTGTGCCCGATGGGATGCCGTGGTGCCAAGTCCCTCTCTAGGAGTACGGGATCGGTCTTTGCACCCCCAGACACCCTCCTGAAGCCACAAGGGCTGCTCTGCGCCTGCCCCACGCACCGATGCCGCTCACCAGCGGGTCGGTCGGACACGAAGGGCGGTTATAAGGGCGGCCGggctggctgtggggagggTCCATACAACAAAAGGGCTGATTTTAGGTTcaaggatgcttttttttctttattacttctttttcatggttttattattattattatttttttttttctgacgcCAACAGACTAAATTTGACCTCCGCCATTCGCAGGTCAGGAAGTGGCTGCACGAGGAGACAGCAAAGCGAAACCACCCACCTCTTTGGGCCATGTGAGCCCATGTGGGAAGGGTGAGGGGTCAGGGGACCCTGCACCCCATCCCGGTGCCAGCACCCATCGCAGCCCAGCGTGGGTCTGTGACACCCCCACTGTGACATCCGCTGCGGGGACACCTTCCTTGCTCCTTTTCTTATCCCCAGAGCCCCCCTGGGATGCTCTGGTGCCGTCGCACCCAGCGCAGAGCCATCAAGACGCTCCCAATAGGACTCTTGCACCCAGCACCACCATCCAAACTGGGGTGCAGACCTGGCCCAGCTTGGTCCCCAGCGTCCCCGAGCCACGGCAATGGGGCAAGAGCCCAGCTGGGAAGCCAACGGGGCTGGGAGCTCCGTGCTGCGACTCCCTGGGGACAACagcccccccgggaccccccgaGCCCGGCCAGCAGccccccatggcagggatgcaCCCCAGGGTGCGGGCTGGGGACCGGCCAGCCCTTGGCCCCGCCAATGCCCCAGCTCGTCCCGCTTCCCCCTCTCAAGCGTGTTGCCATTTACCATCTTGCTCAGCTGCTATATTTAGCTGatcaaaactaattttaatttatgGAAGGAAATTGCACTGCCGTTCCCACGGCCCCGTTGCCACCCTGTGTCCGGGGGCCCACGCACGACCCCAAGGTACGGCGGGTGCTGAGAGCACCCCAGCCCCGCCGGAAAAAGCCAACGAGATTCCCTGGTGAAACGGCAGAGGATTTTCCCAATAATTTCTGCTGCGGTTCCAGCACCGACCCTCGCGGCGCAGCATCGGGGTTGGGCACCCCCAGGCACACGGCCCGGGTCAGGGCTCACCTGCCCACGCCCACCCCACGATCTTTAATTTGGGGGGCAGAAACAGGAgctgtttgggggggggtgcAGCTCCCAGCTGGGTTTGGCCCAGTTAGGTCAGGGGATGCTCATCACGGGGGTTCCAGAATCCTGAAGctgtgcagggatgcagggactTGGTACCCATCCGGGACACCTGCAGCATAGTCCTGTGGGTCTCGGTACCCTCAGGATCCCCCACGGCCTCACCCCAGGGGGATTTAAAAAGGCTCCGAAGCGCTGGGGATGGAAGGATGCATCCCCTTCACCTGCAGTGGGGACACGAAACACTGCCAAGGGCCCCCTTGGCTGGAGCGAGCACCCCAAGCTCCTGGGATGCTGTGGCACCCCAAtgccctgctccagcacccCGAGATGGGAAGCACTGAAGGAGATGGTCCTTATACTGGGACTGATCCTGCGAGTCCCTGCCTGGCCTCAGCCTGCCCCAAAGCCCGGCCGTGTCCCCTGCTCCGTGCTGCTCCGGGCAGGCGGGGCAGCAGCCACCCCGGGGTGCCAGCATGGCTCGGAGCCCTGGAACGGCCGTATCTGTCCAGGTGGGGTGCTCTGGGGTCGCGGCAGCCATGGGGTGATGCTGGGGTGATGCAGGGGGGTCCCAGAACCCATAAGCCAAAGCTATGGTGGTCCCAGTTGGGTACTGACACCCATGGAGTAATGTTACAGGGGTCCAGGTGTGTCCCAGCACCAACAGAGTGAGGTTgtgggggttcctgggggtaCCAGCACTCACgggatgctgctgcaggggctCCAGTGGGGTACCAGCACCCGCAGGGCGATGCTGTGGTGTCCTGGAGGGGCACTGGAACccctggggagatgctggggggATCCAGGGTGGGTATCAGCAGCCATAGGGATGAGCTGCGGGGATGCCGGGGGGGGACCAGCACCCATGGGGTGATGCTGTAGGGATCCCAGCCCAGAATAACAGGTGGGGGTGGGAGgcaagaggaagcagcagccacagcaccaTTGGGCCAGGGGAGATGGGGACCCACTGCAGACAGACTCACGGCCCGCCTGCCGCGGGCTCGTCACTCCGGCAGGGAAACCGTCTGAGGCCTCGTGCAACACACGGGGCGGTTTCATCAGCCACCTCCTCGAGCAGCTCATTACggctctgctcctcctgggGCATCTCCTCATCCGCTTGGCCATCGAGGCCATGTGGGACCCACGGGGACATGTCCTGGCCGGGCCACTGCTGCCACGCGCCGGGGTCGTGCAGGagggtcttcaaggccaggttggatggggctctacCGGCTGATCCGGTTAaatccatccctgctcctgcacagaAGCTGGACGGGATGACCCACAaaggtccctcccagcccaaagcattctaGGATGGGCGCAGGGTACAAGGTGTCACAGCTCACTGCTGCACAAATCCTGGTACCTCGGGCACCGCAGcgcagctctgctccccccgGGGGGTGTTaagggctgggaggggggacTTTCACTCTGGGTTTTAGCTGCTGCGCCGGGCGCTGAGCAGCATCGCAGCTGCAGGGGGTTATTGCAgctggcagggacagggacaacagggcagctctgccacctTCATCCCATGATCCAGCTTGGTGACACCCGCCAGCCTTGTCCCTGCGGGCAGGGACATCACCGAGGGGGCAGCTCGGCTCCCATAAGGAGAGCATCCAGTGAGGGCTCGTGGCCAGGGACCCCCGAGCAGGAGGGAACGGGGTTGGGATGCCGGCCCTGGAGACACCCCGCAGCCCCTCATTTTCATCTCCACCAGGTCCCACCTTGCGCAAACGGCTCCTCGTCACCGTGATGGGGACTCCTGTGTCCCAGCTGCAGGGATGAAGAACCCTTCAGCATCATCATTACGAACCAGGCCAACAAAACCAGCCCAAGCAAAGCCCTCGAGCCTTCAAAACCTCTCAGAGAGGAGACGCTTTTCCCCAGGCAGAGGCTCCCGCGCTGCCTGGCATCCCGCCGGCCTCCACTCCCTCCCACGCGTGCTTATCTTTAGCCCGGGCTCTCTGCTCACTCACACGCACCGGGCTCGCTTCCGCACCCAGGCACAGCCCCTGGACCCCACCGTCCCTTCGCCAGCGCCCGCAGCGAGGTGTCACCCCGACCCCTGGGCTCCAACGAGGTTTATAATTAACTGCCCGGATCCTGTACATCTTTAGGGGTCCTTTGCATCACGCCGGAGCGTGTAAACGTCCTATCCCAGCTCCTAAGTAGCGCGTTGAAACCAAGCGAACCCCTTGACTGCAATGTGTTTTTCCATGTGCCGCAGCCCTGGCACGGTGTGGGATGCTTGGTGTGGTGCTGAGGGGTCCCAGCGCTGCCTTTAACACCTTTacatccttctccatccctaAATGATCCCGGACACGTTAGATCCACCAAGGTTATCCTAACGTCAAAGCCATGGGGTTATTAGGGGAGGGTCTCAGGCGCTCCTCTCTTAACCCCAGGTCAAGGTCCCTGAGCTCCCCAGCAtttcctcttcccacctctCCCATCTCCACGGGACGAAGGAACGTCGATAAAGTAATTGCGGATAAAAAGGCCGTTTTCACTGAACTTGCAAATCTGAAAGCTGCTGTagagatggggaggagagggaggaaagcagcCAGCAAGTGCCTGCAGTCGGCATTTGTCAGCTCGCAAAAAGCGTTTTGTTGGAGAAAAATAACGattaaaagcaagagaaagagtTTCCATCCCATGTTTTATAGGGAGAAGCAGTGAGCTCGGCTGGGAGAGGAAAATCTGAGCCAGGAGCAGTGAAATCCCAGGGGGTCAGGTCAGATGCTGCATCGTTGGGAGCGGGAGAGAAATGGGCTTTACGGACCACCCGTCAAGGATGGACACACGGCACTGGACCACCAGGGGCCAcatccttccctgggcagtgccgccctgctcccagctgggGATGTGGCTCTGGCTCTCACCGGTCCCCGGGGAACGGCAGCGCTGGGACCGTGTGGTGCGAGCAGCATCCGAGCCCGGCGCAGGGAAAAGTCAAAGTTGAGCAGAGTTTCTGCCGAGGGTTGACAGACCCTTCTGCTTTTTATAGGTTGTTTAAACAACtaaccagtataaaccagagcagggctggcagcacgGGAAGGGGAGcggggaaggcaggaggagcCTGTTGGGAAGCAGGGGAAAGGAGAATCCAGAGGGAACGGGGCTCTGTGAGAGCTTGGGGAGTGCTGGGGCATGGGGAGCATGGAAGAGTTCTGGGACCAAGGGGTTCACCTCCTCTAACCACGTTCCCTATCTCACAAGCGTCACCCCAGCACAGTCCCTGCGGCAATTATAATCCATTTATCCACCCCCGTCACAGCACAGGGCCGAATTATGGCATTGTGGCATTATGACATTATCGTCCTGTGCCCCTCCAGAGCCAAATCTTGGAGGCTCAGCACCATCCAACCCCGGCTCCATCCTGCTCAGGGTGACAAAGACCGAAAGCCCTGCCCGCACCCGGCACTGCCGCAGCGCGGTGCCGTGGGGCGAAGCGCGGCGATGGGTGGAGGCTTCTCGGTTCCAAAATGACTGTGTGGAAGGAGGAAGGATTGAAAAGTCCCCCCAAAATGAGGCAGCTCTTTTCCTTGGAAAGACAGATGGACACACAGACCCCCTCCTGGGCCGAGGCCACCTTTTTTTGCTCGGCGTCAGCAGCGACGCTGCAGCTGGGCATCAACACGGCAAACGATGCTGGAAGGTTTGCCGGGGGCAGCCAGAAGTTGCTGCTGCCTGGCCTGAGCCCATCCCCACCGTGTCAGGGCTGCGTGGCTTACACATCTGGTTTGCTCCTGCCAATCCTGCAGGAATTCttgcaaagaggaaggaaatccAAGAGTCTTAAATACACTAATTGCCCCCCGAGCCTTTTGGGCACCGCCGCGGCACGCCGGGCTCTCCAGCTCCCTCGCTGCTGGGATGCTTCTCCTGGGTGTGAGCAGGAATCTCTGTCTCCTTGCAGCAGGCAAAGTTTCTCAAACTCACTTTTTATCCCCACTGCTTCGCCAGCCGGCTCACAGCACCGGGGTACATCCCAGCGGCTTGAAGGCGAGCAGGGATGCTTGACATCCTAAACCAAACGTGGGGCCTGCACCTGCATCTCCGTTTCCCCCCATCCCTGAGCCGCGCGGGTCTCCCCAACACGTCACTCACGTGCGATGCATCCAGGGACGTGGAAAAGGGCCAAAAGATGACTCCCTGGATGCGTCGCCCATGCTCCTTACCCAACTGGTACCCGATGTCCCCAGGGATGTGCATGGACCGAGGACACAGCCCATCATCTCCCAACCGGCACACAATGCCCCAAGGGATGTGCATGGACCGAGGACACAGCCCATCATCTCCCAACCGGCACACGATGACCCAAGGGATGTGCATGGACCGAGGACACAGCCCATCATCTCCCCAGCGCtgttcctgccctccagctcaCGCGCCACCTGCCACGTTAATCCGTTACCTGCAAACCCCCAtctccagaggcagcagctctgggaaacTTTCTCTCATTAAAGGAGTAAAgccccggggatggggactcgcTGGCAATGGGCTGCAGCGGGTGGGAGGATTGGGCAGAGGATCCACCTCCCTCTCCTCGCAGGGACGGGTGACGGATGAAGCCTCGCGCCTGCTGGGCCGTGCTGGAGGTGCCACGTGCGGGCAAGAGCCACGGACGGGTCACATCCCACCCGGGAAAGGTGAGGGACCTCGCTGCAATTCAGCACGTGCCATGAATCCGGTGTGGCACCCCGGCAAAGCTCAGCTGGCATCAGGCCCTGGCCCTGCATCGGGGCGTCGCAGCGCTGCCTCACCGGTGGCATCACGTCAAGCCAACGGcgccgtgcctcagtttcccccgcGCAGGGCTGGCTCAGCCGCAGCGCAAAGGGCTCGCCGCGCCCAGGGGTGGCGGGGaggcgggcggcggggccggggcagGGCGGCTGCCATCCAGGCTGCACTTTTGGGTTAAACCCGGGCGTTCCTCCCTGCACAGACACGAGTAAAAATAACCGGCGCAAACCACAGGCTTTTTATAGCCCGCCATCCCTAGACGGCGGGGCGAGGGACGGGGCTCCGCCGCGGCCAGGTCAGCCCGAGGGGCGCCGGCCCGGTCCCCCCGGTCCCTCCCGGTGCTGCTCCCCCAGCCCGTGAGCCCCGACGGCGCGGCCGGGAAGGTGCGAGGGGCTGCCCGCCGCCGAGGGGAGCCCCCCCGGGACAAACGGACGGgtctggggcagagggatggctCTGATAGAGCTCTGCCGCCCCGACCCCCCTTCCCCGGTCCCGGGGATACCGGAACGCGGCTCTGCATCCCACCCCGGGACACGCACCTGAGCACGAGTTCCTCCTCCTCGGCAGCCGCCCCCTGCTCGGCACCGGGTGTCCCGCGCTGCAGCGGAGCCGGCCCGGGCCCGGAGaggcccccgccgccccccggtGCGGTCCCGGTGCGGTCCCGGTCCCGGTTCGCGTCCCTGGAGCCGCGCGCTGCCCGCTCGAGCCGCGCCGGCTACATTTGCATAGCCCCGCCCACCCCGCGGTTATATTTACATAGACACGCCCACCCATCGTGGATATTTGCATAGCGCTGTCGGGCCCGCTCGCCATTGGCCACCGGCGCGGGTTGATTTGCATAGCCACGCCCACTGCCGGGAATAGGCGCGGGGACACGGAGAGAGTGCGGAgcttggggggggctgaggggctggggagtggaactgggggggctggagggctGGAAGGGGGGTCCTGAAAAGGCTGAagggcctgaaagggtcctGAAGGGGGGCTGAAAGGGCTAAGGTGGGGGTTCTTGGAGGGCTGGGGGTGTTGaggatggggggctgggatggggtgaGGCTGCaggcacttggggggctgggatggggtgaggctggggggtttggggggggctgggatAAGGTGAGGCTAGGAAGACTGGGGGGCTGGGAGGTGTTGAAGCCAGGGGGCTCGAGGGGCTGGGATGAGGTGAAGATGAGGGTGCtttggggggctgggatgggggtAGAGCTgtgaggattttgggggggctgggatgAGGTGAGGCTGGGAGGACTTGAGAGGCCGGAGGGATGCTGTGTCCTTGCCTGGGGGCTCGGGCTGAGCTGGAGGGGTTCTGGGCGCAGGTTTAGGGACAGGTTCTGAGTTTGTCCCACAATGGATCCCCGGGAGCCCCCGGGCACTGGGGGGGTGATTGCCCCCCAGCACTGGGGGGGTGACAGTCCCCCCGTCCCCACCGTCACTGAGGGCATCAGCTCAAAACCCCTCATCAGTGCAAAACCCGCCACTGGTTTGCGACTCCAAAAGGAAACAGCCAACACCCTCCctcttattttcatctttaatcTCCAGAAATGGGGTGACCTGCCCTGGGTCCCTGTGCCACGAGCGATGCCACCCCGCTGCGAGTGACCCCCGAGCCCTGCGCAGGAGCCACTAAGAACGGTGACACGACAcgaggggggctgtgggggagcGATGGGGTCACTGAGCAAAACTTCCGCACGCAGCTCACGCGCTACCAGCGATCCGCTCACCAAAAGCAACGCCAACGCCTGCGTGCTGCAAACCC is part of the Cuculus canorus isolate bCucCan1 chromosome 27, bCucCan1.pri, whole genome shotgun sequence genome and harbors:
- the MEF2B gene encoding myocyte-specific enhancer factor 2B isoform X2, which codes for MGRKKIQISRILDQRNRQVTFTKRKFGLMKKAYELSVLCDCEIALIIFNSTNRLFQYASTDMDKVLLKYTEYSEPHESRTNSDILETLKRKGLGLESHELELDEGPDPGEKSLAPLSESAYGSATAAADASLGSTSGSPPGQGRLPAFKPAAPKPSGRSPGPLPPGIGYPLFPTGSLSRALATKTPPPLYLGAEGRRGEAHGSLVSSRSGGSSARPLYPTLQTLSPVLSPGSSSVPSHSLAAFPFLAPAQAEFGAGEAPQPPGFLQPSPTAWQHPRDMAALGVSSRIVPTEEPAVTPGTAPQPQAISIKSERVSPGLGCPSGTPQPPLASLASLSEASRGPGDLQPRDDYAKGYPYPLGPPRPLAEEQRAPVPPRRAQAVDTWQR
- the MEF2B gene encoding myocyte-specific enhancer factor 2B isoform X1, whose amino-acid sequence is MGRKKIQISRILDQRNRQVTFTKRKFGLMKKAYELSVLCDCEIALIIFNSTNRLFQYASTDMDKVLLKYTEYSEPHESRTNSDILETLKRKGLGLESHELELDEGPDPGEKVRRLSEGMDLSVARPRFCSLAPLSESAYGSATAAADASLGSTSGSPPGQGRLPAFKPAAPKPSGRSPGPLPPGIGYPLFPTGSLSRALATKTPPPLYLGAEGRRGEAHGSLVSSRSGGSSARPLYPTLQTLSPVLSPGSSSVPSHSLAAFPFLAPAQAEFGAGEAPQPPGFLQPSPTAWQHPRDMAALGVSSRIVPTEEPAVTPGTAPQPQAISIKSERVSPGLGCPSGTPQPPLASLASLSEASRGPGDLQPRDDYAKGYPYPLGPPRPLAEEQRAPVPPRRAQAVDTWQR